In the Mus pahari chromosome 19, PAHARI_EIJ_v1.1, whole genome shotgun sequence genome, one interval contains:
- the Purg gene encoding purine-rich element-binding protein gamma isoform X1 — protein MERARRRGGGGSSGGGRGRGGKNVGGPGLSKSRLYPQAQHSHYPHYSASATPNQSGGTSEIQELASKRVDIQKKRFYLDVKQSSRGRFLKIAEVWIGRGRQDNIRKSKLTLSLSVAAELKDCLGDFIEHYAHLGLKGHRQEHGQSKEQVSRRRQKHSAPSPPVSVGSEEHPHSVLKTDYIERDNRKYYLDLKENQRGRFLRIRQTMMRGTGMIGYFGHSLGQEQTIVLPAQGMIEFRDALVQLIEDYGEGDIEERRCGDDDPLELPEGTSFRVDNKRFYFDVGSNKYGIFLKVSEVRPPYRNTITVPFKAWTRFGENFIKYEEEMRKICNSHKEKRMDGRRASGEEQECLD, from the coding sequence ATGGAAAGAGCCAGGCGAAGGGgaggcggcggcagcagcggcggcggccgTGGCCGCGGAGGCAAGAATGTAGGGGGCCCTGGCCTAAGCAAGAGTAGACTCTATCCCCAGGCCCAGCATTCTCACTACCCCCACTACTCCGCGTCAGCCACCCCTAATCAGTCTGGGGGCACATCCGAAATCCAGGAGCTGGCCTCCAAACGTGTGGACATCCAGAAAAAGAGGTTTTACCTAGACGTGAAGCAAAGCTCTCGGGGCCGCTTCCTAAAGATAGCCGAAGTCTGGATAGGGAGAGGCCGGCAGGACAATATCAGAAAGAGTAAACTGACCCTCTCCCTGTCGGTGGCAGCAGAGCTGAAGGACTGTCTAGGCGACTTCATCGAGCACTATGCCCACCTGGGCCTGAAAGGCCACAGGCAAGAGCATGGCCAAAGCAAAGAGCAAGTCTCCAGGAGGCGGCAGAAGCACTCTGCACCCTCCCCACCGGTGTCAGTGGGATCCGAAGAGCATCCTCACAGTGTCCTTAAAACGGACTATATAGAGAGGGACAATAGGAAATACTACCTGGACCTAAAGGAGAATCAACGAGGTCGCTTCCTAAGGATTAGACAAACCATGATGCGGGGCACTGGCATGATAGGTTACTTTGGCCACAGTTTGGGCCAGGAACAGACTATTGTCCTCCCAGCGCAAGGTATGATTGAATTTCGTGATGCCTTGGTTCAGCTGATCGAAGACTACGGCGAAGGAGACATAGAAGAACGAAGGTGTGGAGACGACGACCCACTCGAACTCCCAGAGGGGACCTCTTTCAGAGTGGACAATAAAAGGTTCTACTTTGATGTGGGCTCTAATAAATATGGAATTTTCCTGAAGGTAAGTGAGGTGAGGCCACCTTACCGTAATACTATTACTGTTCCGTTCAAAGCTTGGACAAGGTTTGGGGAGAATTTTATCAAGTATGAAGAAGAGATGAGGAAAATTTGCAACAGCCATAAGGAAAAGAGAATGGATGGCCGTCGGGCCAGTGGTGAAGAACAAGAATGCCTGGACTAG
- the Purg gene encoding purine-rich element-binding protein gamma isoform X3, whose amino-acid sequence MERARRRGGGGSSGGGRGRGGKNVGGPGLSKSRLYPQAQHSHYPHYSASATPNQSGGTSEIQELASKRVDIQKKRFYLDVKQSSRGRFLKIAEVWIGRGRQDNIRKSKLTLSLSVAAELKDCLGDFIEHYAHLGLKGHRQEHGQSKEQVSRRRQKHSAPSPPVSVGSEEHPHSVLKTDYIERDNRKYYLDLKENQRGRFLRIRQTMMRGTGMIGYFGHSLGQEQTIVLPAQGMIEFRDALVQLIEDYGEGDIEERRCGDDDPLELPEGTSFRVDNKRFYFDVGSNKYGIFLKILFHISRSTMMESHSVHYPCEPSGSPWNN is encoded by the exons ATGGAAAGAGCCAGGCGAAGGGgaggcggcggcagcagcggcggcggccgTGGCCGCGGAGGCAAGAATGTAGGGGGCCCTGGCCTAAGCAAGAGTAGACTCTATCCCCAGGCCCAGCATTCTCACTACCCCCACTACTCCGCGTCAGCCACCCCTAATCAGTCTGGGGGCACATCCGAAATCCAGGAGCTGGCCTCCAAACGTGTGGACATCCAGAAAAAGAGGTTTTACCTAGACGTGAAGCAAAGCTCTCGGGGCCGCTTCCTAAAGATAGCCGAAGTCTGGATAGGGAGAGGCCGGCAGGACAATATCAGAAAGAGTAAACTGACCCTCTCCCTGTCGGTGGCAGCAGAGCTGAAGGACTGTCTAGGCGACTTCATCGAGCACTATGCCCACCTGGGCCTGAAAGGCCACAGGCAAGAGCATGGCCAAAGCAAAGAGCAAGTCTCCAGGAGGCGGCAGAAGCACTCTGCACCCTCCCCACCGGTGTCAGTGGGATCCGAAGAGCATCCTCACAGTGTCCTTAAAACGGACTATATAGAGAGGGACAATAGGAAATACTACCTGGACCTAAAGGAGAATCAACGAGGTCGCTTCCTAAGGATTAGACAAACCATGATGCGGGGCACTGGCATGATAGGTTACTTTGGCCACAGTTTGGGCCAGGAACAGACTATTGTCCTCCCAGCGCAAGGTATGATTGAATTTCGTGATGCCTTGGTTCAGCTGATCGAAGACTACGGCGAAGGAGACATAGAAGAACGAAGGTGTGGAGACGACGACCCACTCGAACTCCCAGAGGGGACCTCTTTCAGAGTGGACAATAAAAGGTTCTACTTTGATGTGGGCTCTAATAAATATGGAATTTTCCTGAAG ATTCTATTTCACATTTCTCGAAGTACTATGATGGAATCTCACTCAGTTCACTACCCTTGTGAACCATCTGGATCACCATGGAACAACTGA